A single window of Streptomyces sudanensis DNA harbors:
- a CDS encoding MazG-like family protein, producing the protein MRDTWDTVERLVAWLDEKGAAPAGTAPLLRVLKIVEEAGEVAEAVHGVYGTNPRKGDSHTWDDVRAELCDVILTGMVALRTLTPDAGKEFAEHVGRVADRSLGA; encoded by the coding sequence GTGCGGGACACCTGGGACACCGTCGAACGGCTCGTCGCATGGCTCGACGAGAAGGGCGCCGCACCCGCCGGCACCGCTCCGCTCCTGCGCGTGCTGAAGATCGTCGAGGAGGCCGGAGAGGTCGCCGAGGCCGTCCACGGCGTGTACGGGACCAACCCCCGTAAGGGCGACAGCCACACCTGGGACGACGTACGGGCCGAACTGTGCGACGTCATCCTCACGGGCATGGTCGCCCTGAGGACTCTCACGCCCGACGCCGGCAAGGAGTTCGCCGAGCATGTCGGTCGGGTCGCCGACCGCTCGCTCGGCGCCTGA
- a CDS encoding geranylgeranyl reductase family protein has product MTETLSEHTADVIVVGAGPAGSTTAYHLAKAGLDVLLLEKTAFPREKVCGDGLTPRATKQLVAMGIDVSEEAGWSRNKGLRIIGGGVRLQLDWPELATYPDYGLVRKRDDFDELLARQAQKAGARLYERCNVGEPVTDPRTGRITGVRAKLGEERTPVTFRAPLVVAADGNSSRLSLAMGLHRREDRPMGVAVRTYFTTPRHDDDYLESWLELWDRRGPGPDRLLPGYGWIFGMGDGTSNVGLGILNSSSAFRELDWREVLKAWCASVPEDWGFTPENMTTPIRGAALPMAFNRKPHYTRGLLLVGDAGGMVNPFNGEGIAYAMESGQLAADVIVQAHARSTDARREQALHAYPQALKDAYGGYYTLGRAFVKLIGNPKVMQLATQRGLTHPVLMRFTLKMLANLTDPTGGDAMDRIINGLSKIAPRS; this is encoded by the coding sequence GTGACCGAGACCCTCTCCGAACACACCGCGGACGTGATCGTCGTCGGGGCGGGCCCGGCGGGCTCCACCACCGCGTACCACCTGGCGAAGGCCGGCCTCGACGTCCTGCTGCTGGAGAAGACCGCCTTCCCCCGCGAGAAGGTGTGCGGCGACGGGCTCACCCCCCGCGCCACCAAGCAGCTCGTCGCCATGGGGATCGACGTCTCCGAGGAGGCCGGCTGGTCGCGCAACAAGGGCCTGCGCATCATCGGCGGCGGCGTCCGACTCCAGCTCGACTGGCCCGAGTTGGCCACGTACCCGGACTACGGGCTGGTCCGCAAGCGCGACGACTTCGACGAACTGCTCGCCCGGCAGGCGCAGAAGGCCGGGGCGCGGCTGTACGAGCGGTGCAACGTCGGGGAACCGGTCACCGACCCCCGCACCGGCCGGATCACCGGCGTCCGCGCCAAGCTGGGCGAGGAGAGGACGCCGGTCACGTTCCGTGCCCCGCTCGTCGTCGCCGCCGACGGCAACTCCAGCCGCCTGTCCCTCGCGATGGGGCTGCACCGGCGCGAGGACCGGCCGATGGGCGTCGCCGTCCGCACGTACTTCACGACGCCCCGCCACGACGACGACTACCTGGAGTCCTGGCTGGAGCTGTGGGACCGCCGCGGCCCCGGCCCGGACCGCCTGTTGCCCGGCTACGGCTGGATCTTCGGCATGGGCGACGGCACGTCCAACGTCGGCCTGGGCATCCTCAACTCGTCCTCCGCCTTCCGCGAGCTGGACTGGCGCGAGGTCCTCAAGGCGTGGTGCGCGTCCGTGCCGGAGGACTGGGGCTTCACGCCGGAGAACATGACGACGCCGATCCGCGGCGCCGCCCTGCCGATGGCGTTCAACCGCAAGCCGCACTACACGCGCGGGCTGCTGCTCGTCGGCGACGCGGGCGGCATGGTCAACCCGTTCAACGGCGAGGGCATCGCGTACGCCATGGAGTCCGGGCAGCTCGCCGCCGACGTGATCGTCCAGGCGCACGCCCGCTCCACGGACGCCCGGCGGGAACAGGCCCTCCACGCCTATCCGCAGGCCCTCAAGGACGCCTACGGCGGCTACTACACGCTGGGCCGCGCCTTCGTGAAGCTGATCGGCAACCCGAAGGTCATGCAGCTCGCGACGCAGCGCGGCCTGACGCACCCGGTGCTGATGCGCTTCACGCTGAAGATGCTCGCCAACCTCACCGACCCGACCGGCGGCGACGCCATGGACCGGATCATCAACGGCCTGTCGAAGATCGCCCCGCGCTCCTGA
- a CDS encoding GNAT family N-acetyltransferase, whose amino-acid sequence MTELLRSAAARPVGGPAFRLRVPVEEDAYAWHRVFDDPEVMEFHGGRSAELSFYHELTARQRRHDAERGFCLWTLLDEAGEVVGFTGAQPWPHPWGPVGEIELGWRLARPAWGLGYATAAARQTLERLRAAGVEHVVAMVHTRNERSIAVVRRLGMTLRETVPIPGREGEAGHRFDLRLQSAS is encoded by the coding sequence ATGACCGAGTTGCTCCGCTCCGCCGCCGCCCGGCCCGTCGGCGGGCCGGCCTTCCGCTTGCGGGTACCCGTCGAGGAGGACGCCTACGCCTGGCACCGCGTCTTCGACGACCCCGAGGTGATGGAGTTCCACGGCGGCCGGTCCGCCGAACTGTCCTTCTACCACGAGCTCACCGCCCGGCAGCGGCGTCACGACGCCGAGCGGGGCTTCTGCCTGTGGACGCTGCTGGACGAGGCGGGCGAGGTCGTCGGCTTCACGGGCGCCCAGCCGTGGCCGCACCCGTGGGGCCCGGTCGGCGAGATCGAGCTGGGCTGGCGCCTGGCCCGCCCGGCCTGGGGCCTGGGGTACGCGACGGCCGCCGCCCGCCAGACGCTGGAGCGCCTGCGGGCGGCCGGGGTCGAGCACGTCGTCGCCATGGTGCACACCCGCAACGAGCGTTCCATCGCGGTGGTCCGCCGCCTGGGCATGACGCTGCGGGAGACCGTCCCGATCCCCGGCCGGGAGGGCGAGGCGGGGCACCGCTTCGACCTGCGGCTCCAGTCCGCGTCGTAG
- a CDS encoding demethylmenaquinone methyltransferase gives MTRATLDKQPHEVASMFDHVAANYDLTNDVLSLFQDRRWRREVARAVGARPGERVLDLAAGTGTSSMPFVEDGAYVVPCDFSLGMLREGKKRHPWLPLTAGDAVRLPFRDGAFDAVTISFGLRNVHDTDAALRELHRVTRPGGRVVICEFSHATWAPFRKAYEEYLMRALPPVARAVSSNPDAYVYLAESIRTWPGQRELAGALQKAGWSKVAWRNLSGGIVALHRGAKPLDEQGN, from the coding sequence GTGACCCGAGCAACGCTGGACAAGCAGCCGCACGAAGTGGCCTCGATGTTCGACCACGTCGCGGCGAACTACGACCTCACCAACGACGTGCTCTCCCTCTTCCAGGACCGGCGCTGGCGCCGGGAGGTGGCGCGGGCCGTCGGCGCCCGGCCCGGGGAGCGGGTCCTCGACCTCGCGGCGGGCACCGGCACGTCCTCGATGCCGTTCGTGGAGGACGGCGCGTACGTCGTGCCGTGCGACTTCTCCCTCGGGATGCTGCGCGAGGGCAAGAAGCGCCACCCCTGGCTCCCGCTGACCGCCGGCGACGCCGTGCGGCTGCCGTTCCGCGACGGCGCCTTCGACGCGGTGACCATCTCCTTCGGCCTGCGCAACGTCCACGACACGGACGCGGCGCTGCGCGAGCTGCACCGGGTGACCAGACCGGGCGGACGCGTGGTGATCTGCGAGTTCTCGCACGCGACGTGGGCGCCGTTCCGCAAGGCGTACGAGGAGTACCTGATGCGGGCCCTCCCGCCGGTCGCCCGCGCCGTGTCGTCCAACCCGGACGCGTACGTGTACCTCGCCGAGTCCATCCGGACCTGGCCCGGGCAGCGGGAACTGGCGGGCGCGCTGCAGAAGGCCGGCTGGTCGAAGGTGGCCTGGCGGAACCTGTCGGGCGGGATCGTGGCCCTGCACCGGGGCGCCAAGCCACTGGACGAGCAAGGGAACTGA
- a CDS encoding imidazolonepropionase-like domain-containing protein has protein sequence MLTLHTAAAGGDAVLVEGASIAALGPYGELAAAHPAARVRRWPGVLTPGLVNAYGPELLEEAYHPDPREADELGTEPITSPALAVLDPTGTRLGGSARRGVQRLLAHGAVAVSGEPRTRAALDAVRRVGLGVVPRTGRPGGTPSPDPFASGGPVVWAEALRVGGPARFAVFDVPDLAALPGRGAARCVATVLGGRLVHRAA, from the coding sequence GTGCTGACCCTCCACACGGCCGCCGCCGGCGGCGATGCCGTACTGGTCGAGGGGGCGTCGATCGCCGCCCTCGGTCCGTACGGGGAGCTGGCCGCCGCCCACCCGGCCGCCCGCGTGCGGCGCTGGCCCGGAGTCCTCACGCCCGGCCTGGTCAACGCGTACGGGCCCGAGCTGCTGGAGGAGGCGTACCACCCCGACCCGCGCGAGGCCGACGAGCTGGGCACCGAACCGATCACCAGCCCCGCGCTCGCCGTGCTCGACCCGACCGGCACGCGCCTCGGCGGCAGCGCCCGGCGCGGGGTGCAGCGGCTGCTCGCCCACGGCGCGGTCGCCGTGTCCGGTGAGCCGCGCACCCGCGCCGCGCTGGACGCGGTGCGGCGCGTCGGGCTGGGTGTCGTCCCGCGCACCGGGCGGCCGGGCGGGACGCCTTCCCCCGACCCGTTCGCGTCGGGCGGGCCGGTCGTGTGGGCCGAGGCCCTGCGGGTGGGCGGCCCGGCACGGTTCGCCGTCTTCGACGTGCCGGACCTCGCCGCGCTGCCCGGCCGGGGCGCCGCCCGCTGCGTGGCCACGGTCCTGGGCGGGCGGCTCGTCCACCGGGCGGCCTGA
- the mqnC gene encoding cyclic dehypoxanthinyl futalosine synthase translates to MTEKADLQSVLDRAAAGGRITPEEALDLYRSAPLHALGAAADAARRRRYAGTEHIATYIIERNVNYTNVCVTACRFCAFYAAPKDTAKGWTRDLDDILRRCAETVELGGTQIMFQGGHHPDYGVEYYEEHFAAIKRAFPQLVIHSLGASEVEHMARISGVSAEEAIRRIHAAGLDSFAGAGAELLPERPRKAIAPLKESGERWLEIMEIAHNLGVESTSTMLMGTGETNAERIEHLRMIRDVQDRTGGFRAFIPYTYQPENNHLRGRTQATLFEYLRMIAVARLFLDNVAHIQGSWLTTGKEVGQLSLHYGADDLGSIMLEENVVSSAGARHRSNRLEIIDLIRKAGRVPAQRTTTYEHIVVHDDPADDPVDDRVASHISSTAIEGGTAHPELKLLAVD, encoded by the coding sequence GTGACCGAGAAGGCCGACCTCCAGTCCGTTCTCGACCGTGCCGCCGCCGGTGGGCGGATCACCCCGGAGGAGGCGCTCGACCTCTACCGCTCCGCGCCCCTGCACGCGCTCGGCGCCGCCGCCGACGCCGCCCGCCGACGCCGCTACGCCGGTACGGAGCACATCGCGACGTACATCATCGAACGCAACGTCAACTACACCAACGTCTGCGTCACGGCCTGCCGGTTCTGCGCCTTCTACGCCGCGCCGAAGGACACCGCCAAGGGCTGGACCCGCGACCTCGACGACATCCTGCGCCGCTGCGCCGAGACCGTCGAGCTGGGCGGCACGCAGATCATGTTCCAGGGCGGCCACCACCCGGACTACGGCGTGGAGTACTACGAGGAGCACTTCGCCGCCATCAAGCGGGCGTTCCCGCAGCTCGTCATCCACTCCCTCGGCGCCTCCGAGGTCGAGCACATGGCGCGGATCTCCGGCGTGAGCGCCGAGGAGGCCATCCGCCGCATCCACGCCGCTGGGCTCGACTCGTTCGCCGGGGCGGGCGCCGAACTGCTGCCGGAGCGGCCGCGCAAGGCGATCGCCCCGCTCAAGGAGTCCGGCGAGCGCTGGCTGGAGATCATGGAGATCGCCCACAACCTGGGCGTCGAGTCGACGTCCACCATGCTGATGGGCACCGGCGAGACCAACGCCGAGCGGATCGAGCACCTGCGGATGATCCGCGACGTCCAGGACCGGACGGGCGGCTTCCGCGCGTTCATCCCGTACACCTACCAGCCGGAGAACAACCACCTGAGGGGCCGGACGCAGGCCACGCTCTTCGAGTACCTGCGCATGATCGCCGTCGCGCGGCTGTTCCTCGACAACGTCGCCCACATCCAGGGCTCCTGGCTCACCACGGGCAAGGAGGTCGGCCAGCTGTCGCTGCACTACGGCGCCGACGACCTCGGCTCGATCATGCTGGAGGAGAACGTCGTCTCCTCCGCCGGCGCCCGGCACCGCTCCAACCGGCTGGAGATCATCGACCTGATCCGCAAGGCGGGCCGCGTCCCGGCGCAGCGCACCACGACGTACGAGCACATCGTCGTCCACGACGACCCGGCGGACGACCCGGTCGACGACCGCGTCGCCTCGCACATCTCCTCCACGGCCATCGAGGGCGGCACCGCGCACCCCGAGCTCAAGCTGCTGGCCGTCGACTGA